One part of the Engraulis encrasicolus isolate BLACKSEA-1 chromosome 17, IST_EnEncr_1.0, whole genome shotgun sequence genome encodes these proteins:
- the ghitm gene encoding growth hormone-inducible transmembrane protein, translating to MLAARIVCLRTVPVMGIRTALTQGSPALRTSVNKTYQPLVKQSQNYSTRTRFGFRRSKTSKEQLHEAAFEPATETAMKIDNVGKMVLAGGAAVGMGALCYYGLGMSNEIGAIEKSVIWPQYVKDRIHSTYMYFAGSVGMTALSAVAVSRTPALLGLMMRGSWLAIGATFAAMIGAGMLVRSISYEHSPVPKHLAWLLHAGVMGAVVAPMTLLGGPLMMRAAWYTAGIVGGLSTVAMCAPSEKFLNMGGPLAVGFGVVFASSIGSMFLPPSSAMGAGLYGIAVYGGLVLFSMFLLYDTQKVIKRAETHPLYGVQKYDPINACMGIYMDTLNIFMRLVMILSGGGNRRK from the exons ATGCTGGCGGCAAGGATAGTTTGCCTGCGAACAGTCCCTGTGATGGGAATTCGCACGGCGTTGACGCAGGGATCTCCTGCTTTGAGGACGTCTGTCAACAAGACGTATCAGCCACTTGTCAAGCAAAGCCAG AACTACTCCACCAGAACCAGATTTGGCTTCCGCCGCTCAAAGACCTCCAAGGAACAGCTTCATGAAGCAGCATTTGAGCCAGCCACCGAGACCGCCATGAAAA TTGACAACGTGGGCAAGATGGTGTTGGCTGGAGGAGCGGCTGTAGGAATGGGAGCTCTGTGCTACTATGGACTGGGGATGTCAAACGAGATCGGAGCCATTGAGAAGTCTGT CATCTGGCCCCAGTACGTGAAGGACCGCATCCACTCCACCTACATGTACTTTGCCGGCAGCGTGGGGATGACTGCCCTGTCAGCCGTGGCAGTCAGCAGGACACCGGCCCTCCTCGGCCTCATGATGAGGGGCTCCTGGCTG GCGATCGGAGCTACGTTTGCTGCCATGATTGGAGCCGGCATGCTCGTGCGGTCCATCTCCTACGAGCACAGCCCTGTCCCCAAGCACTTGGCCTGGCTACTGCATGCAG GCGTGATGGGTGCGGTGGTGGCCCCCATGACCCTGCTTGGCGGGCCCCTGATGATGCGTGCCGCCTGGTACACGGCGGGCATCGTGGGCGGCCTCTCCACTGTCGCCATGTGCGCCCCCAGCGAGAAGTTCCTCAACATGGGAGGACCCCTCGCAGTCGGATTCGGGGTGGTCTTCGCCTCCTCCATAG GCTCCAtgttcctgcccccctcctctgcGATGGGCGCGGGCCTGTACGGTATAGCGGTGTACGGAGGCCTGGTCCTCTTCAGCATGTTCCTCCTCTACGACACACAGAAGGTCATCAAGAGAGCAGAGACACACCCACTCTACGGCGTGCAGAAATACGACCCCATCAACGC gtgCATGGGCATCTACATGGACACCCTGAACATCTTCATGAGGCTCGTCATGATCCTGTCTGGAGGCGGCAACcgcaggaagtga